The DNA sequence CATATCTCTACTACACTGTCGTATACTTCAGATGTACTATATCTCTACTACACTATCAGATGTACTATATCTCTACTACACTATCAGATGTACTATATCTCTACTACACTGTCAGATGTACCATATCTCTACTACACTATCAGATGTACTATATCTCTACTACACTATCAGATGTACTATATCTCTACTACACTATCAGATGTACTATATCTCTACTACACTATCAGATGTACCACATCTCTACTACACTATCAGATGTACTATATCTCTACTACACTATCAGATGTACTATATCTCTACTACACTGTCAGATGTACTATATCTCTACTACACTATCAGATGTACTATATCTCTACTACACTGTCAGATGTACTATATCTCTACTACACTATCAGATGTACTATATCTCTACTACACTGTCAGGTGTACCATATCTCTACTACACTGTCGTATACAAAGTGAGAGAAACAGTCCTCCTTATCCTTATCGTTCTGTAAGATACGTTACTTTTTGACCTCTTCTTGCTAATGTGTTGCCGTTTCAGTCGAGCCCATATTTCTCAAGACATTTTCATTTAAAttgatcctttatttaactaggcaagtcagttaagaacaatatatttttttttacaatgacggcctacaaccggccaaacccggacaacactgggccaattgttcgccaccctatgggactcccaatcacggcccggttgtgatacagtctggaatcgaaccagggtgcctgtattgacacctctagcactgagacggcTGCAACACTCGGGAGCCATGAATGGCTAATACACCATAGATTAAAACCAACCGGTACCAAACCAACCAGTACCAAACCAACCGGGACCAAACCAACCAGTACCAAACCAACCAGTACCAAACCAACCGGTACCAAACCAACCAGTACCAAACCAACCGGTACCAAACCAAACCAACCGGTACCAAACCAAACCAACCGGTACCAAACCAAACCAACCAGTACCAAACCAACCAGTACCAAACCAACCGGTACCAAACCAAACCAACCGGTACCAAACCAACCGGTACCAAACCAAACCAACCGGTACCAAACCAAACCAACCGGTACCAAACCAACCAGTACCAAACCAACCGGTACCAAACCAACCGGTACCAAACCAACCAGTACCAAACCAACCGGTACCAAACCAACCAGTACCAAACCAACCAGTACCAAACCAACCGGGACCAAACCAACCGGTACCAAACCAACCAGTACCAAACCAACCAGTACCAAACCAACCGGTACCAAACCAACTGGTACCAAACCAACCGATACCAAACCATCCAGGCCCAAACCAACCAGTACCAAACCAACCGGTACCAAACCAACCGGTACCCAACAAACCCTCAGCCCTGTACAACTACCAAAAGCCACCAGAACTTTCCAACAACAGCCCTGTGACATCTCCATGACAATGGGCAGAAAGGGAGAGAACTTCCTGTCAACACAGGTCATGTGACAGGAAGTGCAGGAAGCAATCATGGAACACTGGGCTGGGCTGAGCTACATAGAGACAGGCTGAAACAATGGTTCCAGAACAGTTTGATGCTGAGGGACCCTCCTACTGTCAATGGTTCCAGAACAGTTTGATGCTGAGGGACCCTCCTACTGTCAATGATTCCAGAACAGTTTGATGCTGAGGGACCCTCCTACTGTCAATGATTCCAGAACAGTTTGATGCTGAGGGACCCTCCTACTGTCAATGGTTCCAGAACAGTTTGATGCTGAGGGACCCTCCTACTGTCAATGGTTCCAGAACAGTTTGATGCTGAGGGACCCTCCTACTGTCAATGGTTCCAGAACAGTTTGATGCTGAGGGACCCTCCTACTGTCAATGGTTCCAGAACAGTTTGATGCTGAGGGACCCTCCTACTGTCAATGGTTCCAGAACAGTTTGATGCTGAAGGAACCTCCTACTGTCAATGATTCCAGAACAGTTTAATGCTGAGGGACCCTCCTACTGTCAATGGTTCCAGAACAGTTTGATGCTGAGGGACCCTCCTACTGTCAATGGTTCCAGAACAGTTTGATGCTGAGGGACCCTCCTACTGTCAATGGTTCCAGAACAGTTTGATGCTGAGGGACCCTCCTACTGTCAATGATTCCAGAACAGTTTGATGCTGAGGGACCCTCCTACTGTCAATGGTTCCAGAACAAGAACACTGACAGAGGCAGACTACAGCACGTTCAGTAGTAACACCTTATTTATGTGTATAACACATTAATGCAGTTATAATGCATCGTAAGACTGTCATAAGCATGTTCCCCACCTTGAGTGAGCCGGGTGAGGAGCTGATGGCGAACGATGATGCGTGTGAGACGGAGGGCGGAGCGTCGTTGGGGGGAGTGGCCAAGCCTCAGGTAGATGTCCTGTCCATCAGGGGTCATGAACTCCAGACACGCCCTTTCACTACCACTTTCTCCGCCACTGTCATGGTCagttgtcctctccctctccatgtctctgtctctctcctcccagtccctctccctgtctctgtcccccttctccatgtctctgtctctctcctccctgtccctctccctgtcccccttctccctctccatgtctctgtctctctcctccctgtccctctccctgtctctgtcccccttctccatgtctctgtctctctcctccctgtctctctccctctccttgtctctctccctctccctgtctctctcctccctctccctgtctctctccttctccttgtctctctccctctccctgtctctctcctccctctccctgtctctctcctccctgtctctctccctctccttgtctctctccctctccctgtctctctcctccctctccctgtctctctccttctccctgtctctgtctctctcctcactctccctgtctctgtccatctctctgtctctgttaatgtcgttctccctgcctctgtctctgtccatctccctgtctctgtctctgtccatcttcctgtctctgccactctctctgtctctgtctccatcacctctcccactctctctatctctgtccatctccttgtctctgtctccatcacctctcccactctctctgtctctgtccatctccctgtctctgccactctctctgtctctgtctctgtctctatcacctctcaaactctctctgtctctgtccatcgccctctctctgtctccatcacctctcccactctctctgtctctgtctccatcacctctcccactctctctgtctctgtccatctccttgtctctgtctccatcacctctcccactctctctgtctctgtccatctccttgtctctatcacctctgccactctctctgtctctgtctctgtctctgtctccatcacctctgccactctctctatctctgtccatctccttgtctctatcacctctgccactctctctgtctctgtctctgtctccatcacctctgccactctctctatctctgtccatctccttgtctctgtctccatcacctctgccactctctctatctctgtccatctccttgtctctgtctccatcacctctgccactctctctgtctctgtccatctccttgtctctgtctccatcacctctcccactctctctgtctctgtctccatcacctctcccactctctctatctctgtccatctccttgtctctgtctccatcacctctcccactctctctatctctgtccatctccttgtctctgtctccatcacctctgccactttctctgtctctgtctctgtctccatcacctctcccactctctctgtctctgtctccatcacctctgccactctctctatctctgtccatcTCCTTTTTGCTGTCTCCATcacctctgccactctctctgtctctgtctctgtctccatcacctctcccactctctctatctctgtccatctccttgtctctatcacctctcccactctctctgtctctgtccatctccctgtctctgccactctctctgtctctgtctctgtctctgtctccatcacctctcccactctctctatctctgtccatctccttgtctctgtctccatcacctctcccactctctctatctctgtccatctccttgtctctgtctccatcacctctcccactctctctgtctctgtctctgtctccatcacctctgccactctctctatctctgtccatctccttgtctctatcacctctcccactctctctgtctctgtccatctccttgtctctgtctccatcacctctcccactctctctgtctctgtctctgtctctgtctccatcacctctgccactctctctgtctctgtccatctccttgtccctgtctccatcacctctcccactctctctgtctctgtctctgtctccatcacctctgccactctctctgtctctgtccatctccttgtccctgtctccatcacctctcccactctctctgtctctgtctctgtctccatcacctctgccactctctctgtctctgtccatctccttgtctctgtctccatcacctctgccactctctctatctctgtccatctccttgtctctgtctccatcacctctcccactctctctgtctctgtctccatcacctctgccactctctctatctctgtccatctctttgtctctgtctccatcacctctcccactctctctgtctctgtctccatcacctctgccactctctctatctctgcacatctccttgtctctgtctccatcacctctcccactctctctgtctctgtctccatcaccTCTGCCactttctctatctctgtccatctccttgtctctgtctccatcacctctcccactctctctgtctctgtctccatcacctctgccactctctctatctctgtccatctccttgtctctgtctccatcacctctcccactctctctgtctctgtctccatcacctctcccactctctctatctctgtccatctccctgtctctgtctctatcacctctcccactctctctgtctctgtccatctccctgtctctgtctctatcacctctgccactctctctgtctctgtctctatcacctctgccactctctctgtctctgtctctatcacctctgccactctccctgtctctgtttctatcacctctgccactctctctgtctctgtctctatcacctctaccactctctctgtctctgtccatctccctgtctctgtctctgtcacctctgccactctccctgtctctgtccatctccctgtctctatcacctctcccactctctctgtctctatcacctctgccactctctctgtctctgtctctatcacctctcccactctctctgtctctatcacctctcccactctctctgtctctatcacctctgccactctttctgtctctgtctctatcacctctcccactctctctgtctctatcacctctgccactctctctgtctctgtctctatcacctctcccactctctctgtctctatcacctctgccactctctctgtctctatcacctctgccactctctctgtctctgtctctatcacctctaccactctctctgtctctgtctctgtccatctccctgtctctgtccatctccctgtctctgtccatctccctgtctctatcacctctgccactctctctgtctctgtctctgtcacctctgccactctccctgtctctgtccatctccctgtctctatcacctctgccactctctctgtctctgtctctgtcacctctgccactctccctgtctctgtccatctccctgtctctatcacctctcccactctctctgtctctatcacctctgccactctctctgtctctgtctctatcacctctcccactttctctgtctctatcacctctcccactctctctgtctctatcacctctgccactctctctgtctctgtctctatcacctctgccactctctgtctctatcacctctgccactctctctgtctctatcacctctgccactctctctgtctctatcacctctgccactctctctgtctctgtcacctctcccactctctctgtctctatcacctctgccactctctctgtctctgtcacctctgccactctctcggtctctgtccaTATCTATGTCCTTCCCACTGTCACTGATCACACAGTCTCCAATATATAATAAGATACGCTCTACAGATATGATGACTCTACCGATAACAATCCAAACACGGACGGGCTAAATGTTCCTAAAGTACAACACCAGGAAAATGCACTGACATTACACAACCAGTGTAAAATCAAAACAATGTCCTTCTTTCTGATCCTTTCTCTGTTAGTATCTCTATCaatctatctctgtgtctctatacatctatcaattcaagggctttattggcatgggaaaaatatgttaacattgcctaAGCAAgagaggtagataatatacaaaagtgaaataaacaaaaaaactaaacagtaaacattaaaaaagttccaaaataataaatacattacaaatgtaatattatgtatatatacagtctaTCTATCAATCTATCTCTGTGTCTAAATATGTCTATCTATCCCTGTATCTCAATCCTCCTGTCAGTGGATCTGTCTCCCACTCACCACATGATGTCCTGACAGTCTGAGAGGAACCCAAATGACTTCATCTCTCTGCAACACACAACCACCAGTATATAGCAGACCCTccctctgtctaactctctctctctctctctctctctctctctctctctctctctctctctctctctcttcaattcaagggctttattggcatgggaaacatgtgttaacattgccaaagcaagtcaacatacaaagtgaatatataaagtgaaaaacaacaaaattaacctctctctctctctctctctctctcagatcaaACACATTCAATGCTCCTTGATACCTCttataccccccacacacacacacacaccactttgtTCCACCTGACactcagcaaacacacacacagagttctcCTCAGAGGCAACTCTTATCAAACCTTCCTCCTTCTTACCATTTCCTCCTTCCTCTACTCACAGCCAATGTATAACAGCCAATGGCAGGAGAGATTGGGAACACTGCCCAGCTGCCTGAACCTGAGCCAAAAACCTCTACTTTACTACTGTATGGTATtacaggggagtgtgtgtgtgtgtgtgtgtgtgtgtgtgtgtgtgtgtgtgtgtgtgtgtgtgtgtgtgtgtgtgtgtgtgtgtgtgtgtgtgtgtgtgtgtgtgtgtgtgtgtgtgtgtgtgtgtgtgtgtgtgtgtgtgtgtgtgtgtgtgtgtgtgtgtgtgtgtgtgtgtgtgtgtgtgtgtgatataataATATGAGGAACAAGGGATGGGCCTGCTGGAAAAAACATCATCCTAAAGACCTtccagagggaaggaaaagctgGAAAAACACTagtttgagagagacagagagagagagagagagagagagagagagagagagagagagagagagagagagagagagagagagagagagagagagaggtagagagagagagcagatgagagagagagagagagagagagagagagagagagagagagagagagagagagagaggcagaggagaagagagaaagagagagatgagagagagagagaggagagagagagacagagagataaagagagagagagataaagataaagagagagaggagagagagaagagagagagagagagagagagggagagagagagaggggcagaggagagagagagagagagagaggagaggagagagagacagaggagagagagagagacagaggagagagagataaagagaggagagagataaagagagagagataaagaggagagagagagagagataaagagagagagagaaagagagagagagagagagagagagagagagagagagagagagagagagagataaagagagagagagagagagagagaggagagagagagagagaggagagagagagagagagaggagagagagaggcagaggagagagagacagagagagagagagagacagaggagagagagagagagagagaggagagagagagagagagagagagagagagagagagagagagagagagagagagagagagagagagagagagagagagagagagagagagagagagagagagagagagagagagaggcaaggagagagagagagacagaggagagagagacaaggagagagagagagagagaggaagagagagagagagagagaggagagagagagacagagagagagagagacagaggagagagagagacagaggagagagagataaagagataaagagagagagagagagagagagagagagagagagagagagagagagagagagagagagagagagagaggcaaggagagagagagagacagagagagagagagaaagagagaaagagagagagagagagagagagagagagagagagagagagagagaggcagaggagagagagagagagagagagagagagagacagaggagagagagagagagagagagagagagagacagaggagagagagagagagacagagagagagatagagagagagagagagagagagaggagagagagagagagagagagagagagagagagagacagagagagagagagagagagagagagagagagacagaggagagagagagacagaggacagaggagagagagagacagaggagaggagagagagacagagagagagacagaggagagacagagagaggagagagagagacagagagagagagagagagagagagaggagagagagagaagagagaagagagagagagagagagagagagagagaggagagagagagagaggagagagagagagagagagagagagagaggcagaggagagagaaaaagagagagagagagagagagagagagacagaggagagagagagagacagaggacagaggagagagagaggcagaggagagagagaggacagagagagagagacagaggagagagagagacagaggagagagagagagagagagagacagaggagagagagacagaggagagagagagacagaggagagagagagacagaggagagagagagacagaggagagagagacagaggagagagaggttctgctatacaaattgatggaaagtggtgttagggggaaaaacatacgacattattatccatgtacacaaacaactgGTTTAAAATTGGCAGAAAACACACATTTACTTCCACAGATCCTGACAGACCTGGTTCCTGACAGACCTGGTTCCTGACAGACCTGGTTCCTGGCAGACCTGGTTCCTGACAGACCTGGTTCCTGACAGACCTGGTTCCTGTCAGACCTGGTtcctgacagacctgggtccTGACAGACCTGGTTCCTGTCAGACCTGGTtcctgacagacctgggtccTGACAGACCTGGTTCCTGTCAGACCTGGTTCCTGTCAGACCTGGTTCCTGTCAGACCTGGTTCCTGACAGACCTGGTTCCTGACAGACCTGGTTCCTGACAGACCTGGGTcatgacagtaaatctcagtaagaccaaaataatggtgttccaaacaaggtccagtcaccaggaccacaaatacaaattccatctagacactgttgccccagAGCACACAAagaactatacatacctcggcctaaacatcagcgccacaggtaacttccacaaagctgtgaacaatctgagagacaaggcaaaaagggccttctatgccgtcaaaaggaacataaaattcgacataccaattacgatctggctaaaaatactggCTAAAAATGATTGAATTAattatagagcccattgcccttcatggttgtgaggtctgaggtccgctcaccaaccaagaattcacaaaatgggacaaaccaAATTGAGATTCCCCATGCAGAATCACCAAATAATGAATGCAGAATCACCAAATAatgaatgcagagcagaattaggctgatacccgTTAATTATCAaaagctgttaaattctacaaccacctaaaaggaagcgattcccaaaccttccataacaaagccatcaccaacagagagatgaacctggagaagagtcccctaagcaagctggtcctggggctctgttcacaaacacaaacagaccccacagagccccaggacagcaacacaattagacccaatgaaatcatgagaaaacaaaaagataattactttacacattggacagaattaacaaaaaaacagagcaaactagaatgctatttggccctaaacagagagtacacaatggcagaatacctgaccactgtgactgacccaaaattaaggaaagctttgactatgtacagactcagtgagcatagccttgctattgagaaaggccgccgtaggcagacatggctctcaagagaagacaggctatgtaaactgagatgcacttcctaacctcctgcccaatgtatgaccatattagagagacatatttccctcagattacacagacccacaaggaATTGAAAACAAACCCCATTTTGATCaactctcatatctactgggtgaaataccacagtgtgcatcacagcagcaagatttgtgacctgttgccacaaaaaaaagaacaaacatcattgtattgtttatttcacctttgttaacgatctatttcacttgcttagacaatgttaacatatgtttcccatgccaataaattaAATTGAAACTGAAATGtaattgagtgagagagagagagagagagagagagagagagagagagagagagggacagagaaggacagggagagaggatagagggagagagaaggacaggggaggatagagggagagagaaagacaggggaggatagagggagagagaaggacagggaggatagagggacagagaaggacaggggaggatagaggggacagagaaggacagggggaggatagagggagagagaaggacagggggaggatagagggacaggaaggacagggaggatagagggagggagagaggggacagggggaggatagagggagagagagagaggacaggggaggatagagggagagagaggacaggggaggatagagggacagagaaggacagggggatagagggagagaaggacaggggaggatagagggagagagaaggacagggggaggatagagggacagagaaggacaggggaggatagagggacagagaaggacagggggaggatagagggacagagaaggacaggggaggatagagggagagagaaggacagggggaggatagagggagagagaaggacagggggaggatagagggagagagaaggacagggggaggatagagggacagagaaggacagggggaggatagagggacagagaaggacagggggaggatagagggagagagaaggacaggggaggatagagggacagagaaggacagggggaggatagagggagagagaaggacagggggaggatagagggagagagaaggacagggggAATTGCATATGAAAGTAGGTCAGAGCAAAGTCagtctcaggtgtgtgtgtgtgtgtgtgtgtgtgtgtgtgtgtgtgtgtgtgtgtgtgtgtgtgtgtgtgtgtgtgtgtgtgtgtgtgtgcgtgcgtgtgcgtgcgtgtgtgtgtgtgtgtgtctgggtacCTCAAAACCTACATAAACCAAGTCCAGTACCTCTAGGAATTCAGCCAACAATCTCTTTCGTTcgtgagagacagatgagagactgATGTGAGACTGGGTACCATTGTCTGCCCTCTGGTGGCAATTAGGCCACGTTGAATACAAGCTCAAGTGTCACcttttattagtcgtatgtagAGGACACACATGATACACCTCGTCCAATGAAATGCTCCTtctggacaatgcaacaacaataagaactAATGAAGGATAAGACtacgaacataaagtaaatgttTCGGTAGAATAGAATACACATTGTAGCATCAGTGTAATACAGGAAGGTGCAATTTATAGttcaatatttacacatgtttatTATATTTACACGTGTTtattatatttacacatgtttattatatttacacatgtttatTATATTTACACGTGTTTATTATATTTACACGTGTTTATTATATTTACACGTGTTtattatatttacacatgtttattatatttacacatgtttatTATATTTACACATGTATCAGGAAAGGGGGTTGGGAGGAGGTGGTTCAATTCGGCATTATTAACAATAGTAAATAACAGTCTGGTAGCAACAATTGTGATGTGTGTAgcatgagggtgtgtgtgtgtgtgtgtgtgtgtgtgtgtgtgtgtgtgtgtgtgtgtgtgtgtgtgtgtgtgtgtgtgtgtgtgtgtgtgtgtgtgtgtgtgtatccttcgATCATGTTGTAGTAGTATAGTGTTGAATactagtaaatactacagtattatccgcaaagaacacactgtattaaatactacagtaatgtccgcaaaaacactacatatttttttaactatagtaaatactacagtattgaATTAgcatataccctgcccattccccCTCCCCCATATACCAATTTCTGCCACCCATAAGTGAAAactacatgccaagtatagaggttactgtgttctctacagtCTATAGAACAGAGCATAAGTGCTGAACAATCTGTTCTGCCCGCCCACCTGCTATATTTGAGTACTTATCCAGTAGGTTCCTGAAGGACAAAAGCtccacttctatgtcaaagatatTACAACTAGAACGCTACAGTAAATACCAGGGGGTGGAACCAGTAAATACCAGGGGGAGGAGCCAGTAAATACCAGGGGGTGGAGCCAGTAAATACCAGGGGGTGGAACCAGTAAATACCAGGGGGTGGAGCCAGTAAATACCAGGGGGTGGAACCAGTAAATACCAGG is a window from the Oncorhynchus keta strain PuntledgeMale-10-30-2019 chromosome 6, Oket_V2, whole genome shotgun sequence genome containing:
- the LOC127930655 gene encoding golgin subfamily A member 6-like protein 22 isoform X10, producing METETERVGEVMETETRRWTETERVAEVMETETETERVGEVMETGTRRWTETERVAEVMETETETERVGEVMETGTRRWTETERVAEVMETETETETERVGEVMETETRRWTETERVGEVIETRRWTEIERVAEVMETETETERVGEVMETETRRWTEIERVGEVMETETRRWTEIERVGEVMETETETETERVAETGRWTETERVGEVIETRRWTEIERVGEVMETETETERVAEVMETAKRRWTEIERVAEVMETETERVGEVMETETETEKVAEVMETETRRWTEIERVGEVMETETRRWTEIERVGEVMETETERVGEVMETETRRWTETERVAEVMETETRRWTEIERVAEVMETETRRWTEIERVAEVMETETETERVAEVIETRRWTEIERVAEVMETETETETERVAEVIETRRWTETERVGEVMETETRRWTETERVGEVMETETERVGEVMETERGRWTETERV
- the LOC127930655 gene encoding golgin subfamily A member 6-like protein 22 isoform X8 codes for the protein METETERVGEVMETETRRWTEIERVAEVMETETERVGEVMETETRRWTETERVAEVMETETETERVGEVMETGTRRWTETERVAEVMETETETERVGEVMETGTRRWTETERVAEVMETETETETERVGEVMETETRRWTETERVGEVIETRRWTEIERVAEVMETETETERVGEVMETETRRWTEIERVGEVMETETRRWTEIERVGEVMETETETETERVAETGRWTETERVGEVIETRRWTEIERVGEVMETETETERVAEVMETAKRRWTEIERVAEVMETETERVGEVMETETETEKVAEVMETETRRWTEIERVGEVMETETRRWTEIERVGEVMETETERVGEVMETETRRWTETERVAEVMETETRRWTEIERVAEVMETETRRWTEIERVAEVMETETETERVAEVIETRRWTEIERVAEVMETETETETERVAEVIETRRWTETERVGEVMETETRRWTETERVGEVMETETERVGEVMETERGRWTETERV
- the LOC127930655 gene encoding golgin subfamily A member 6-like protein 22 isoform X6, which gives rise to METETERVGEVMETETRRWTEIERVAEVMETETERVGEVMETETRRWTEIEKVAEVMETETERVGEVMETETRRWTETERVAEVMETETETERVGEVMETGTRRWTETERVAEVMETETETERVGEVMETGTRRWTETERVAEVMETETETETERVGEVMETETRRWTETERVGEVIETRRWTEIERVAEVMETETETERVGEVMETETRRWTEIERVGEVMETETRRWTEIERVGEVMETETETETERVAETGRWTETERVGEVIETRRWTEIERVGEVMETETETERVAEVMETAKRRWTEIERVAEVMETETERVGEVMETETETEKVAEVMETETRRWTEIERVGEVMETETRRWTEIERVGEVMETETERVGEVMETETRRWTETERVAEVMETETRRWTEIERVAEVMETETRRWTEIERVAEVMETETETERVAEVIETRRWTEIERVAEVMETETETETERVAEVIETRRWTETERVGEVMETETRRWTETERVGEVMETETERVGEVMETERGRWTETERV
- the LOC127930655 gene encoding golgin subfamily A member 6-like protein 22 isoform X5 is translated as METETERVGEVMETETRRWTEIERVAEVMETETERVGEVMETETRRWTEIEKVAEVMETETERVGEVMETETRRCAEIERVAEVMETETERVGEVMETETRRWTETERVAEVMETETETERVGEVMETGTRRWTETERVAEVMETETETERVGEVMETGTRRWTETERVAEVMETETETETERVGEVMETETRRWTETERVGEVIETRRWTEIERVAEVMETETETERVGEVMETETRRWTEIERVGEVMETETRRWTEIERVGEVMETETETETERVAETGRWTETERVGEVIETRRWTEIERVGEVMETETETERVAEVMETAKRRWTEIERVAEVMETETERVGEVMETETETEKVAEVMETETRRWTEIERVGEVMETETRRWTEIERVGEVMETETERVGEVMETETRRWTETERVAEVMETETRRWTEIERVAEVMETETRRWTEIERVAEVMETETETERVAEVIETRRWTEIERVAEVMETETETETERVAEVIETRRWTETERVGEVMETETRRWTETERVGEVMETETERVGEVMETERGRWTETERV